One Micromonospora eburnea genomic region harbors:
- a CDS encoding sensor histidine kinase: MIDLRRIPDRWRRLDVTVRDLPWAMLFVVGSLLPPLQGHGTEVGELPARPFDALAIVAVLLQSLPLAIRRRWPIACLAVVSAGFVIDQVRAYHSFAGTALAIALITAGARVEQHRRATMVVFSVAYIPLAVWLDRLGSNEQVGGFVLFYLVLVLAWGIGSWWRATRVADAERRRRVAEDTRAAERTRIARELHDVVTHHVTAMVVQTEAARYLTAAPDKLDATLAAVSDTGRRAITDLRHLLDLLNPDHGTGDPVRQGELKELVEQTREAGQPVEFTEDGTPAQTSGSAEFVTYRVVQEALTNALKYAHGSATVVRVHHGEREITVEVSTEGSASAGKAVGGSGRGLAGLRERVDVLGGEFSADRQPGGGFVVRARIPAGSPS; this comes from the coding sequence GTGATCGACCTTCGGCGCATCCCGGACCGGTGGCGGCGGCTCGACGTCACGGTCCGGGACCTCCCGTGGGCGATGCTGTTCGTCGTCGGATCGCTGCTGCCACCGTTACAGGGCCACGGCACCGAGGTCGGCGAGCTGCCGGCCCGCCCGTTCGACGCCCTGGCCATCGTGGCCGTGTTGCTGCAGTCGCTGCCGCTCGCGATCCGCCGCAGGTGGCCGATCGCCTGCCTCGCCGTGGTGTCGGCCGGCTTTGTCATCGACCAGGTCCGCGCCTACCACTCGTTCGCCGGCACCGCCCTGGCGATCGCGCTGATCACGGCGGGCGCTCGTGTCGAACAGCACCGCCGCGCCACGATGGTCGTGTTCTCGGTGGCCTACATCCCGCTGGCGGTCTGGCTCGACCGGCTCGGCTCAAACGAGCAGGTGGGCGGGTTCGTGCTGTTCTACCTCGTGCTGGTGCTCGCCTGGGGGATCGGGTCGTGGTGGCGCGCCACCCGGGTGGCCGACGCCGAGCGGCGGCGCCGCGTCGCGGAGGACACCCGTGCCGCCGAACGCACCCGCATCGCCCGTGAACTGCACGACGTCGTGACCCACCATGTGACGGCGATGGTGGTCCAGACCGAAGCGGCCCGTTACCTGACCGCCGCGCCCGACAAGCTCGACGCGACCCTGGCCGCGGTCTCCGACACGGGCCGGCGGGCCATCACCGACCTGCGTCACCTGCTCGACCTGCTGAATCCCGACCACGGCACCGGAGACCCGGTGCGACAAGGTGAGTTGAAGGAACTCGTGGAGCAGACCCGCGAGGCCGGCCAGCCGGTCGAGTTCACCGAGGACGGCACGCCGGCGCAGACGAGCGGCAGCGCCGAGTTCGTGACCTACCGGGTCGTGCAGGAAGCGTTGACCAACGCCCTCAAGTACGCACACGGCAGCGCCACCGTGGTCCGCGTGCACCACGGCGAGAGGGAGATCACCGTGGAAGTCAGTACCGAAGGCTCCGCGTCCGCCGGCAAGGCGGTGGGCGGCAGTGGGCGCGGCCTGGCCGGCCTGCGCGAACGGGTCGACGTGCTCGGCGGCGAGTTCAGCGCCGACCGGCAACCCGGCGGCGGCTTCGTCGTACGGGCCCGCATCCCCGCCGGCAGCCCGTCGTGA
- a CDS encoding CPBP family intramembrane glutamic endopeptidase — protein sequence MRLVKQFVCVAVVAFGGSLAVGAVNWSAPLTLLLGFATAVLTLLVYAWIVRRTEKRAPVEVERRGAGGALGRGMLIGFGLFTAVIANIALLGDYRVDGWGSLSGAIALLGFMAAAAVTEEVLFRGVLFRIVEGWLGTWWALALTGVLFGASHLVNPHASLWGALAIAVEAGGMLAAAYAATRTLWLPIGLHFAWNFAEGGLFGTGVSGTNQPQGLLHGVMSGSTWITGGDFGPEGSLYSVLAGIIATTVFLTIARRRGNLVPSRRHRAAGIDAAARLAQ from the coding sequence ATGCGTTTGGTGAAGCAGTTCGTGTGCGTCGCGGTGGTCGCCTTCGGCGGCAGCCTGGCGGTCGGCGCGGTGAACTGGAGCGCGCCGCTGACCCTGCTGCTCGGGTTCGCGACGGCCGTGCTGACGCTCCTGGTGTACGCGTGGATCGTGCGCCGCACGGAAAAGCGGGCACCCGTCGAAGTTGAGCGGAGAGGGGCCGGCGGCGCTCTCGGCCGGGGCATGCTGATCGGGTTCGGGCTGTTCACGGCGGTGATCGCCAACATCGCTCTCCTCGGTGACTACCGGGTCGATGGCTGGGGCTCCCTGTCGGGTGCGATCGCGCTGCTCGGGTTCATGGCCGCGGCCGCGGTGACCGAAGAAGTCCTGTTCCGCGGCGTGCTGTTCCGCATCGTCGAAGGCTGGCTCGGCACCTGGTGGGCGCTCGCGCTGACCGGTGTCCTGTTCGGCGCGTCGCATCTGGTCAACCCGCACGCCAGCCTGTGGGGCGCACTTGCCATCGCCGTCGAGGCCGGCGGCATGCTCGCCGCCGCCTACGCCGCCACCCGCACTCTCTGGCTGCCCATCGGCCTGCACTTCGCCTGGAACTTCGCCGAAGGCGGCCTGTTCGGCACCGGCGTCTCCGGTACGAATCAGCCACAGGGCCTGCTGCACGGCGTCATGTCCGGCTCGACCTGGATCACCGGCGGCGACTTCGGCCCTGAAGGCAGCCTCTACTCGGTGCTGGCCGGCATCATCGCGACCACCGTGTTCCTGACCATTGCCCGCCGACGCGGCAACCTGGTCCCCAGCCGCCGGCACCGCGCCGCCGGAATCGACGCGGCCGCTAGGCTCGCCCAGTGA